The window CTAGGCTAATGATTTTACTTCTACTTGACAAACAGGAATTGAATTCAGAAGATGCTAGGGAGGCCCTGAAAAAGGCAAAAAAGTTGGGTCGAACTCGCAACCTCAACAGCGCTAACCTTGCAATTGGTCTATCCAAGATCAATCCGCTCAGATCACAGATAGAGTGGTATAAAGCATCCTGCGATAATTCTGGTGATCAAATGGGATATTATGATTCATTCAAGCAAAGAGGTGCCTCGAAACGAGACTTTAAGGTCAATATGAACAGGATCAAACTTGCTAAGTTTTGGGATTCTGTGATTGACAAGTTGGAAGCTAATGAACTTCCCTATGATTTTCATAAGCGTGCAAAGTGGAGAAATGCTTCTCAGTACTACAAACTTCTCGTTGAGCCACTTGATATTGCGGAGTATTACAGGAGTGAAACGCATCATGCGAAAGGACACTACATGCAGCACGGAAGGGACAAAAGGTACAAGATTTTCGATAAGTGGTGGAGTGACCAAAATGGCACTGATGATCATCCTACTGCAAGAAGCCGGTTCGCGAGTTTGACACAAGATTCATGCTTTTGGGCTCAAGTTGAGGAGGCAAGAGACAGGCTTATTAAGGTTAGAGCTGAGGCTGACGCAAGAAATTTTATCAAGATATTGGAAGATATCACTAAGTTTGATCAATATGCTAGGAGCTTGATTGAAAATAAGGAGGTTTCAGTTGATGTTTTTGCTAAAAACTCAAGCTACACTTTGTTTATAGAGGAATGGAAGAAATTCCAATCTCAGTTACAGCTGTTCCAACCACAGTTTCCTGGAATTCTGGAAGGTAGAACATTTCCTTAGATGAAAAATAGGTTGAGGATTTTTGGTCCAGTTAGGGCATCACTTCCACCTTATCTCTCTATATAGCAATAAAGAAGTTCAACTGGAAAAGAATGTTCTAAATCTTATCTCCAATCTTATTGTACACAGATATCAGCGTTAGCAAAAATGGAGCCTGAATTATATATGTAAGAGAATTTATTTTTTCTAGAAAAACATATATGAATTATAACCGGATGATCTACGCCAAGGAGCTGTCAATAATCAATGGAATGAAATAGAACTTTTATATATTTCAAATAAGTGTATTCTTTGAGTTTTAAGGAATGAAATAGAACTTTTATATATTTCAAATGACTTATAAAATGCACATATTCTGAAAACAAATGGTATATATGCTGCTAATTATACTAATGCTATTGTATGTATACATCTCCCAAAGTGAACTTATATAACGTAATACTTCTATGGCAGTATTTTGCAATAGGAGGAGCTAAAGTACTCAAGTCACCTAAAAGGCAAGTGCCGCTAGTATTTTTGTTGATAAAAAAAGGTGAACTACCAACCGAAAACAGAAGCAATAAAGATCTTATTGTATACGGGCAAAACCGAGGGCAAGGGTATCCTCGATTTCCCGTCAAGAAACTTAAGATTATGATGGTCACTACTGGATCGGATGAGTCCCAATCGGGGTCAAGATCAAGCGATGGATCGTAGCAAGACCGAGCACATCTGATCCCGGGTCACTGAGTTCGGTTGGAACTGGATACCGAGATAGGACGGGAAGGCGGTCAACAATGATAAACGAGGGTCTGAAATATCCGCTATCAACTGGATATGGCGCCGCCGATTTCTCTTATCAGTAATTGAAGATTTTGTACCTTATTTAGACTTTGGTTTGACTGTTCTTATTTGCCTTTACACTATTATTTATTGCTCTATAATCATTCGTATTAAATTAAACCGGATATCCTTTGAACCGCGTAcgaatttaattgttatccaatTTTTAGGGCaaatagtttggcgcccaccctggggcctaggataatagtggtggttttATACGAATTTCGATAACGCACGTTATTTTACGCTTGCTCTTTGAAGTTTGATTTCAGGACTATACAATATGTCGGACTCTCACTCTGTTAACTTTCATGCTGAGTCAAGCCAGCACGAGGAAAACGACAACGGGGTACCTAACAACAATGTACCCCCAGTTGATCCAAATGAGGCCGATCCTCACTCTCAAAACGCTGTGAACACCGACCGGTCATCGGTACGTGACGCGCACGCAGATAGGGGCAACGGGGCCAGATTGCAACAGCTCAGGAATCAATTGGAGATGGCTATGGCACAATTGCAGGCCCAACAAGCGGCTATAGCTCAATTACAAAACCAGAATAGAGCACCCAACGCTATTCAGTCCGAACAGACCGAGGAAACTGCCCCGAGAGAGGAAAGGACCATTGCTGAGAACCACAGGAACGGGTCGGGCAAACCGCTGAACTAATAAGAATGCTCAAAGAACTGCCAAAGCGAGTAGAGGAAAATGATAAGAAAGTGGAAACTTATAATTCGAGGGTCAATCAAATTCCAGGAGCACCCCCATTATTGAAGGGTCCGGATTCCAAGAAATTTATTCAGATGCCTTTCCCTCCAAGTACTGCACCGAAGCCGATCCCGAAGGGATTTCGAATGCCCGATATTCCCAAATACAATGGGACCATCGACCCGAACGAGCATGCGATCGCGTACACATGCGCCGTCAAAGGCAATGACCTCGCAAAGGACGAGATAGAGTCGATGCTGCTTAAGAAATTCGGGGAGACCCTATCAAAGGGAGCAATTGTATGGTATCACAATTTACCCGAACATTCTATTGATTctgtaaagaaatggatcatgggcctaactcaatcccaaaagctagcttatgaggggaggattgcccaagtccatataaggagaccatcCATTTCATTAACTACCGATGAGGGACTTTTTTTCATTCTCCAACACCCCACCTCACGCCAAGGACTGGACATCTGGTGCGTGGACAATTTAATTTGGGGGCCCACATCGGGTGAGATGTgtctagcttttggggttgagttaggcccatgatccatttctttacagATTCGTTTGCTGTGCTTCTAGATACCTTTGTCAAAGCTCACGCTGGAGCCATAAAAGTGGAAACGAGGAAATTGGACCTGTTCAATGTCAAACAGTGAGAGAGCGAGACACTCTGACAGTTTGTGGTCCGGTTTCAAATGGAACATATGGACCTACCACCGGTCCAAGACGATTGGGCCGTTCATGCGTTTATTCAGGGACTCAACCCAAGAAGCTCGATCACGTCTCTAGAATTAAAGAAAAAATTGGTGAAGTACCTAGCAGTCGCCTGGGCCTATGTACACAACAGATATCAGTCAAAGATCAGGGTCGAAGAGGATCAATTTTTTAGGAATGCATCGAGATCGTTACGTCTAAACAAAGAGAATGATCGATCGAAGAGGGAGATAGATCGAGAATCAAGGCAATCTCGTGATAGGTATCAACCTTACCCACCCGATCGAAGAGGCCACGAGTGTAATTATGACTTCACCGGGAATGATAGAAGGAACGAACGCGGTCCGAGCAATCGAGGATTGATGAATAAGAATGGTTCCAACAAACCGTCGGGGAATAAAGATGCCCCGAGAATATCAGAATACAGTTTCAATGCAGATGTAGCAGGCATAACAGCGGCTCTCGGTCGCATTGGAGAGATAAGGTGACCGAGACCTCTCCAGTCCGACCCGAATCAAAGAGATAAAAGCTTGATTTGTAAGTTCCATGGTACTCACGGGCACAGAACGAGAATTGTTGGCAACTAAGGGAGGAAGTCACTCGGTTATTTAATTTGGGGCATCTTCGAGAATTCCTCAGTGAACGAGCTAAGACTCACTTCAAAAACAGGGATGCCAACAAGCCAGTCGAACAGGAAGAACCTCAACATGTGATCAACATGATCATTGGGGGAGTAGACATTCCCTAAGGACCGATATTGAAGCGCACCAAAGTCTCCATCACAAGAGAAAAGTAAACACGGTATTATGATCCCGAGGGTGTTATCCCGTTTAACAACGAAGACATAGAAGGCATCGTTCAGCCTTACAACGATGCACTGGTAATATCTGTACTTGTCAATAAATTTTGAATTAAACGTGTATTAGTTGATCCAGGTAGTTCAGCTAATATCATTCGATGAAGAGTCGTTGAGCAGTTAGGATTATTAGACCAGATCGTGCTAGCAGTCCGAGCACTTAATGGGTTCAACTTGGCATGCAAAACGACGAAAGGGGAAATCACCCTTCCGGTCAACACGTCGGGAACCACACAGTAGACTAAGTTCTATGTGATCAAAGGTGACATGGGATACAACGCCTTTTTTggaagaccgtggatacataACATAAGGGCAGTACCCTTAACTTTGCACCAAgtgctgaaattcccgaccccaGAGGGAATTAAGACAGTCTGTGGTAAGCAGCAAGCTGCAAAagaaatgttcgcggtcgaggaagtgATCCCGGCCACTAAACCTCCAGTACTGAAGGATGGGAAGCCAACCAAGGAAGAAGACGCTAAATAGCAATCACAGGCCTCGATCCCGGTAGCCCCGGAAGATCAGGAGGAGTACGCTGCAGATGAGGAGACTGACTATAGGGTCCCAGGATCCTTGTGGCACCCGATGATCCGGACGCTACTAAGTCCACGATCGAGGAGCTGGAACAAGTCATATTATTTATACATCTACCGGAGAGGAAGgcatacctgggcacggggttaaccttcTAGCTCAGGGAAAAATTCATTAAATTCCTTAAAACTAACGTTGAttgctttgcttggtcccatttagatatgacaggtgttCCACCGGAGGTGACACCTCACAGGCTGAGCTTGGATCCAAATTGTCACCCGGTTAAGCAGAAAAGGAGGCCGCATTCCTAGATCGAACACGCTTTCATCAAGGATGTGGTATCTAAACTCTTAAAAATATGGTTCATCCGGGAAGTTAAATATCCGGATTGGTTAGCCAACGTAGTGGTCGTGCctaaaaaaggaaataagttcagAATGTTATAGACTATAAGGATTTGAATAAGGCATGCCCAAAGGATTTATTTCCTTTGCCTAACATCGACCGAATGGTCGACACAATGGCAGTGCACGACATGCTAAGTTTTCTCGTTGCTTACTCCGGATAAAATCAAATACACATGAACTCGGAGGATAATAGAAAACCTCTTTCATAACCAGGTTCGGTACGTAGAAcctggaggatcaagagaaaacctaTTTCATAACCAGGTTCGGTACGTACTGTTAAAATGTAATGCCTTTGAGATTAAAAATGCTGGTGCTACATATCAACACCTAGTTAATTGCATGTTCAAACaccaaatagggaaaacaatggaggtttatattgatgacatgttaGTTAAGTCCCTGTGagtagaggaccatttaaagcatttgcaggaaactttcgatATACTGAGGAAGTACAACATGAAGTTGAACCCAGAAAAATGCGCCTTCGGTGTCGGCTCGGGGAAATTTCTCGGTTTCATGGTATCCGACCGATGAATAAAGATCAATCCGGACAAGATAAAGGCAATAGAGGATATCACCGTAGTAGACGACATAAAGGCAGTGCAAAGATTGACCGGACGAATAGCCGCACCGGGCCGCTTCATCTCTAGATCGTCAAACAAAAGCCACCGATTCTTCTCGCTACTGAAGAAGAAAACTGACTTCGCCTGGACCCCCGAATTTCAAAAGACTTTGGAGGGACTCAAGAAGTATTTATCGAGCCCTCCGTTGCTGCATACGCCAAAAGCGAACGAGCAATTATACCTTTACTTGGCAGTATCGGAGATAGCGATAAGTGGAGTCCTAGTTCGAGAAGAAGCAGGTACGCAATTTCCCatttattatgtgagtagaacctTAGGCGATGCTGAAACAAGGTATCCACACTTAGAGAAATTAGCACTTGCCTTACTGAGTGCATCTAGGAAGctgaaaccttactttcaatgtcatcctatATGTGTTGTAATGTCGTACCCATTAaagaatgtcatgcataaacccaAGATCTCAGGTCGATTAGCAAAATGGGACGTGGAGATCAGCGGGTATAACATTGAATATAAGCCCCGAACAGCTATCAAGTCCCAAATACTGGCAGATTTCGTGGCTGACTTCACGTCGGCCATGGTTCCTGAGGTTGATAAAGAAT is drawn from Lycium barbarum isolate Lr01 chromosome 8, ASM1917538v2, whole genome shotgun sequence and contains these coding sequences:
- the LOC132606307 gene encoding lipase-like PAD4 isoform X2 — translated: MVEIMNTTKSIVITGHSVGGAIASLLALWLLCHLQTICSVICITFGSPMLGNESFSRAILQERWAGHFCHLVSQHDIVPRLLFAPSIPLASSSCSFQFISHLSEENKTQLFRIVLFSLGVLSKGECKSSFWPFGSFLFCTNTGAVCVDNGMLVIKLLYLTLLNGSLSSSLEDHLGYADFIQKFHWQFIENRSFMGGNLPESSYEAGITLALESLGIASHELNSEDAREALKKAKKLGRTRNLNSANLAIGLSKINPLRSQIEWYKASCDNSGDQMGYYDSFKQRGASKRDFKVNMNRIKLAKFWDSVIDKLEANELPYDFHKRAKWRNASQYYKLLVEPLDIAEYYRSETHHAKGHYMQHGRDKRYKIFDKWWSDQNGTDDHPTARSRFASLTQDSCFWAQVEEARDRLIKVRAEADARNFIKILEDITKFDQYARSLIENKEVSVDVFAKNSSYTLFIEEWKKFQSQLQLFQPQFPGILEGRTFP